A genomic segment from Triticum dicoccoides isolate Atlit2015 ecotype Zavitan chromosome 1A, WEW_v2.0, whole genome shotgun sequence encodes:
- the LOC119278303 gene encoding uncharacterized protein LOC119278303, with amino-acid sequence MSALLPPPHGPRAAGDPKKTDVAGGKLPPCAAGDPKKPAAAGARSAAKLALASFLGVAFLFAVDAFLSGAGADGRLRHQYQHYLGAGPAVGAPPSWPSVPDPTSFAEDVLGGGRAESPPPSWLSVPNPTNFTGDLLARWLTPGGSPCRDARTANISVPALDGAAAAGGVTKLSAAEIHEFTFWALDGTGLRRCLGGDFFEIDLSGEAWKSRPPVVDNGDGSYTFRLQVAPRFAAGEFHLTIVLLFRSFEGLKFSSARFKYRVELRRTPLLFRPGNASLPALETCRAADFARDVWSGRWTRLARNDRCEDVDDGGRYRCLEPEHPCEAPWCDGPLGALESNGWVYSAHCSFKLFTADAAWRCLDGKWLFFWGDSNHVDTIRNLLTFVLGVEDTSAVTRRFDAVFTNPSGEPGTLRITSIFNGHWNMSMNYLGLHSLRHKGFRQLVRSYFAGDDRVPDVVILNSGLHDGCYWSSVRAYVQATEYAAQFWAGVMAKVRLRGLAVPRVFYRTTVATGGYARDLAFNPNKMELFNGVLVEKMRQHGVLTGGVIDNFDMTFPWHYDNRCNDGVHYGRAPAKLVWRDGKIGHQYFVDLMLGHVLLNAICNG; translated from the coding sequence ATGTCGGCGCTCCTCCCGCCGCCCCACGGGCCGCGCGCCGCCGGGGACCCCAAGAAGACCGACGTCGCGGGGGGCAAGCTGCCCCCCTGCGCCGCCGGGGACCCCAAgaagcccgccgccgccggcgcccgcTCCGCCGCCAAGCTCGCGCTCGCCTCCTTCCTCGGCGTCGCCTTCCTCTTCGCCGTCGACGCCTTCCTCTCCGGCGCTGGCGCCGACGGCCGGCTGCGCCACCAGTACCAGCATTACCTCGGCGCCGGCCCCGCCGTGGGCGCTCCGCCTTCCTGGCCCTCCGTGCCCGACCCCACCAGCTTCGCCGAGGACGTCCTCGGCGGCGGCCGCGCCGAGAGCCCCCCGCCCTCCTGGCTCTCCGTGCCCAACCCCACCAACTTCACGGGCGACCTCCTTGCCCGCTGGCTCACGCCCGGGGGCTCGCCGTGCCGCGACGCCCGCACGGCCAACATCTCCGTCCCGGCCCTTGACGGCGCCGCGGCGGCGGGGGGCGTCACCAAGCTGAGCGCCGCCGAGATTCACGAGTTCACGTTCTGGGCGCTCGACGGCACCGGCCTGCGGCGCTGCCTCGGCGGGGACTTCTTCGAGATTGATCTCTCCGGGGAGGCGTGGAAGTCGCGGCCCCCCGTGGTGGACAACGGCGACGGCTCCTACACTTTCCGCCTCCAGGTTGCGCCCCGCTTCGCCGCGGGGGAGTTccacctcaccatcgtcctcctctTCCGCAGCTTCGAGGGCCTCAAGTTCTCCTCCGCCAGGTTCAAGTACCGCGTCGAGCTCCGCCGCACTCCTCTACTCTTCCGGCCGGGCAACGCGTCGCTCCCCGCACTGGAGACCTGCCGGGCCGCCGACTTCGCGCGCGACGTCTGGTCCGGCCGGTGGACGCGGCTCGCCAGGAACGACAGGTGCGAGGATGTGGACGACGGCGGCCGCTACCGGTGCCTGGAGCCGGAGCACCCGTGCGAGGCACCGTGGTGCGACGGACCACTGGGCGCGCTGGAGAGCAACGGATGGGTCTACTCGGCGCACTGCTCGTTCAAGCTCTTCACCGCCGACGCTGCGTGGCGGTGCCTTGACGGCAAGTGGCTCTTCTTCTGGGGCGATTCCAACCATGTCGACACCATCCGGAACCTCCTGACCTTTGTTCTTGGCGTTGAGGACACATCCGCAGTGACACGCCGCTTCGACGCCGTGTTCACCAATCCCAGCGGCGAGCCGGGCACCCTGCGGATCACAAGCATCTTCAACGGCCATTGGAACATGAGCATGAACTATCTCGGCCTGCATTCCCTCCGGCACAAGGGGTTCCGGCAGCTTGTCCGGTCATACTTTGCGGGCGATGATCGTGTCCCCGATGTTGTCATCCTGAACTCTGGCCTCCATGATGGGTGCTACTGGAGCAGTGTCCGCGCTTACGTTCAGGCCACCGAGTATGCCGCGCAGTTCTGGGCCGGCGTAATGGCTAAGGTGCGGTTGCGTGGGCTTGCCGTGCCAAGGGTGTTCTACCGGACGACGGTCGCGACTGGCGGGTATGCTCGGGACCTGGCATTCAATCCAAACAAGATGGAGCTATTCAATGGCGTGCTCGTGGAGAAGATGAGGCAGCATGGCGTGCTCACAGGCGGGGTGATAGACAACTTCGACATGACGTTCCCATGGCACTACGACAACCGTTGCAACGACGGCGTGCACTACGGGCGTGCACCGGCAAAGTTGGTATGGCGGGACGGCAAGATCGGCCACCAGTACTTCGTGGACCTCATGCTGGGGCATGTGCTCCTCAATGCCATCTGCAATGGATGA